A single genomic interval of Dysidea avara chromosome 6, odDysAvar1.4, whole genome shotgun sequence harbors:
- the LOC136258355 gene encoding uncharacterized protein isoform X1 — MNFSACWIVSSDIETGVFGVATDVPGQFACVFNLRLTSVPAYSFTGLGIECHEFQVSLLRCIGHSVDEFIQISSVDCSGIKGVNFQCLLDCVIRYRNKCFWCCDRCSRSQYRHADIQEIITIVGTIFSQVLM; from the exons tgcctgctggattgtttcgtcagatattgaaacaggtgtctttggtgttgcgaccgatgttccaggtcagtttgcatgtgtgtttaatttaaggttgacttcagtgcctgcttattcttttacaggtctcggtatcgagtgtcatgaatttcag gtcagtctactcagatgtatcgggcatagtgttgatgaGTTCAtacaaatatccagtgtagactgtagtggcatcaagggtgttaatttccag tgcctgctggattgtgtcatcagatatcgaaacaagtgtttttggtgttgcgaccgatgttccag gtctcagtatcgtcatgctgacatacaagaaatcatcactattgttggaactatttttagtcaagtcttgatgtga
- the LOC136258355 gene encoding uncharacterized protein isoform X2: MNFSACWIVSSDIETGVFGVATDVPGLGIECHEFQVSLLRCIGHSVDEFIQISSVDCSGIKGVNFQCLLDCVIRYRNKCFWCCDRCSRSQYRHADIQEIITIVGTIFSQVLM, encoded by the exons tgcctgctggattgtttcgtcagatattgaaacaggtgtctttggtgttgcgaccgatgttccag gtctcggtatcgagtgtcatgaatttcag gtcagtctactcagatgtatcgggcatagtgttgatgaGTTCAtacaaatatccagtgtagactgtagtggcatcaagggtgttaatttccag tgcctgctggattgtgtcatcagatatcgaaacaagtgtttttggtgttgcgaccgatgttccag gtctcagtatcgtcatgctgacatacaagaaatcatcactattgttggaactatttttagtcaagtcttgatgtga
- the LOC136258355 gene encoding uncharacterized protein isoform X3: protein MFQVSVSSVMNFSYQLSLYTSDVNLQVSLLRCIGHSVDEFIQISSVDCSGIKGVNFQCLLDCVIRYRNKCFWCCDRCSRSQYRHADIQEIITIVGTIFSQVLM, encoded by the exons atgttccag gtctcggtatcgagtgtcatgaatttcag ttatcaattatcactgtatactagtgatgtgaatttacaggtcagtctactcagatgtatcgggcatagtgttgatgaGTTCAtacaaatatccagtgtagactgtagtggcatcaagggtgttaatttccag tgcctgctggattgtgtcatcagatatcgaaacaagtgtttttggtgttgcgaccgatgttccag gtctcagtatcgtcatgctgacatacaagaaatcatcactattgttggaactatttttagtcaagtcttgatgtga